TCCAGCATTGGATCTATGAACATCCGCAACATACAACGGAAGAACGTACCGCCAAATGGCTGGAGATCTTACAGGAGTTCTCCCCTGCTGTGGTAGACTGGACAGGGCATGAAGATTATCGTGCTATTACTTGGCAAAAACAACTGCACTTGTTTGAAGTACCTTTCTATTACATTGAATACGGTATTGCGCAATTAGGTGCCATCGCCATGTGGAAACAATACAAGGAAAATAAAACACAGGCGCTCAATAACTACGTACAGGCGTTAAGTTTAGGTAATACCAAAACACTACCCGAACTATATAAAGCTGCTGGTATCAGGTTTGATTTTTCTCCGGCTTATGTAAAGGAACTGGCTGATTTTGTGAAGAGCGAGATAGAGAAAATATAATGATTTACGGATTTACGATTTTTTGATTTTGAGATTTGAAATGCAGCGGAGATCGATATTTAAATAATCTTCGCTGCATTTCAAATCTCAAAATCAAAAAATCGTAAATCCGTAAATTATTTACATGCTTTACACACCCCGCTTACAATCACTTCCACATTGTGAACGGCATAGCCTTTAGGTAATTGGATTTGTGGGATATCTGTTTCATCCAGGCAAAGGGTATTGCCACATGCTTCGCATTTAAAGTGAACATGATGATCATGATGGTCGTGTTCAGAACATTCCGATTTGCACACGGCATATCTTACGGAAGTATCTGAAGTAGGTATTTTATGGATAATACCTTTATCGAGGAATGTTTGTAAGGTGCGATATACGGTAACGCGGTCAAATGATTTACCGGCCAGCTTTTCAAAGTCACTGTGTTCCAGTGCGCCATTGCTTTTCATGAACAGTTCCAGTATTTTGGTCCTGGTATCTGTAACACTCAGTTTACTATCCCTTAATAAAACGCCTATTCTTTCTGTTATTTGTTGTTTGGTGCCCATGATGAAAAAAACTTTATTCTTCCATTAAACGGTCTATATCTACGATCAGCTTATTTACATCCTGTTGTTTGGTGCCTTCGTAGAGACCGCGTACCTGTCCTGTTTTATCTACCAGTGCAAACCATTGAGTGTGCACAAAATCATCTTCTCCGGTGTAGGTACCGTCATCTACCAGGTAACCCTGGCGTGCCAGTGCATACAGCTGCTTTTTATCGCCGGTCAGGAACCACCAGTTTTTGGCGTCCGCGCCATGTTTGGCTGCATAGGCTTTTAATACCGGAACACTGTCGTGCTCAGGATCTACGGTATGTGAGAGGATGAGGAAATCAGGTTTGTTCTTATATTTTGCGTATATCTTTTCCATGTTGGCATTCATCTTCGGACAAATACCCGTGCAGGTAGTGAAGAAGTATTCGGCCACATAGATTTTATCTTTTACATCTTCTTTTGTCCGGGTATTACCTTCCTGGTCAGTAAAGGAAAACCCTTGAACAACGTGACCGGGAGCGCCCAGGATCGGCAATTTTTCCTTACCCAGAAAAGTTCCCCTGTCTGCTTTAATCAAAAAACCGGCATATCCGAGGAAACCCACACTCAATACCGCAAAAAATACAATCAATGTTATCGCTTTCTTTGACATAGGTAAAATCCCTTTTTTCGTTCAATATACAAAGGTAGGATATAGTTCACAGATGCACATCAATGAAGCGGAACACTGCTTTTTTGGGATAGATTAACAAGTGCTTATATATGCTGCAATTGGTAATTTATCTCATTAAAAACTTTTTTTACTGTACTGCACATCCTGGTTCCTGCCGTTAAAAAATAGTTCACATGCTAAAATTAGGAAGATTTATTTGCAACATTGTTGCAAATTGTTTTAGATTTGTTTCCGGAAAGAAAAACGGAGGTATGGGAGAGAATATATTACGGCGGATGAACCTGGATGCTGTAGGGATTGGTGCTTCTTTGATTTGTGCTGTTCATTGTGCGCTGTTGCCATTATTATTTGCAGCACTTCCCCTGTTGGGAGTGGAATTACTGGAAAATGAACAACTGGAGTATGGATTATTGGCAGGCTCCTTTCTCATTGGATGTATAGCCTTGGGAAGAGGGTATTACCGGTACCACCGCCGGTTGCAGCCACTGTTGCTGTTTGCGTCGGGATTTATATTGCTGCTCGCTGGGCATTTCTGGCCGGTAGCAACTGCCTGGGCGGCCTTTATCATCAGTGTAGGCGCTGCTGCTATCATCGCGGCGCATTTGCTGAATCACCGTCAATGTAAGCAGTGTAGAATACACGAACCACATTAACAATCAGATATGGAAAAAGTTCTTCTTTTTCAGTTATTTAGGCTGGACTAAATAATATTTGAGGCAAGTATAAAATAAGAGTATAGTTTCGTTGAAAATAATATAAGGTAACCGGATAAGCATGCATTTGCTACTACCCCTGAATGCTGCCGGTTACTTCATCTATATTCTTATTGCGTATGAAACATTTATTTACACTACTGTTTGCTCTTATTCCAGCTTTATTATCACAGGCGCAGGGAGGTATGCTGAAAGGCCGCATCACTGCTGCCGGCAAGCCTGTACAATTTGCCAGCATCTCGGTGCCTGCGCTACGTACAGGTGCCACAGCCGATCTGTATGGTTTTTTTATCATGACGAATATTAAACCCGGTACCTACGAAATAAAAATATCTATGCTGGGATACCAGCCACTGCTACTTAAAAGAAGTATCAGCGCGGGCGAAACCACTGTGCTGAACATCTCACTGGAAGAAGATCTTTCAAAATTAAATGAAGTAGTGGTAACCGGTGTTTCCCGCGCCACAGCTGTTCGTAAAAATCCTATACCCATTGCCGTTATAGGTAAAAGAGAAATGAACATGAACGTGAACAGCAACCTGATTGATGCTATTGTAAAAGGTATTCCAGGTGTAAGTGCTGTCACTACCGGCCCCAATATTTCCAAGCCTTTTATTCGCGGCCTGGGATATAACAGGGTACTTACACTCTATGATGGTATACGACAGGAAGGACAACAATGGGGAGATGAGCATGGTATCGAAATAGATCAATACGGTATTTCCAGGGTGGAAGTAGTGAAAGGTCCTGCCAGTCTTACTTATGGCTCTGATGCACTGGCGGGCGTGATCAATATGATCCCGGATATTCCGGTAGTGGAAGAAGAAAAACTGGCAGGCAGCTTCCTGGCAGACTATCATAGCAACAATGGCATGGCCGGCTCTTCGCTGGGATTGGCATATCAACAGCATGACTGGAAATTTGTATTGCGGGGTACTGCCAAAGCAGCACATAACTATCGGAATAAAATTGACGGATTTGTTTACGGTACCGCGTTCAAAGAATATAATCTTTCTGCTTTGGCGAGGGTGGATAAGTCGTGGGGGTACTCACAATGGGGCGCCACCCTGTACGATAATATGCAGGAAATCCCTGATGGTAGCCGGGATTCGCTGACAAGAAAGTTTACAAGGCAGGTAAACGAAACCGATGATATCACAAACCGCCCTGTTGTGCCGGAAAATGAATTGCGTACTTACACACTCAATCCATTGCACCAGCGCATCCAGCATTACCGGGTATATAATCATACAAAATGGATAGTTGGTAGTGGAGATATAAATACAACTATTGGTTTGCAGCGCAGTATCCGCCGGGAATATAATCACCCGGAAGTGCCTGTCCAGCCTGGACTCTACGTGGTGCTCAATACACTAAACTATGATGTGCGGTATAATCTTCCTGCTTTGGAAGGAATAGAAGCTACGGTAGGTGTAAACGGTATGTACCAGTCAAACCGGAGTAAAGACGGCACTAATTTTCCGATCCCTGATTATAACCTGTTTGATATCGGTGGTTTTTTCTTTGCTAAAAAATCAATCGGAAAGCTGGATGTTTCCGGCGGGATCCGTTATGACAGCAGGCATATACGATGGAATGATTTTTATGTGGGCATCAATAAGGAAAATGGTTTTGAGCAACATGCGCAGCTGCCGGATACTGCTGATGCAGTATTGCAGTTTCCTTCCTTCCGGCACAATTACACCGGTATATCCGGCAGTCTTGGATTTACCTATAACCTGAGCCAGCGTGTACTGTTCAAAGCCAATATTGCACGCGGATACCGCGCGCCAAACATTACTGAAATCGGCTCCAATGGCCTGGATCCGGGCGCACATATTGTATACCTGGGCAACCGCGGTTTTAAACCGGAGTTTAGTTTACAGGAAGATATTGGCTTCCTGGCTTATCTGCCCGATCTGGATATCAGCGTGGAGATATTTAATAATAATATTGATAACTACATCTATCAGTCACGGCTATACGACGATAATGGTGATCCGGTAGTAATAGTACCAGGAAATACAACGTATAGCTATCAGCAATCCAGGGCGCGGTTGTATGGTGCAGAGGTAAGTGTTAACCTTCATCCGCGTACTATCGCCTGGTTAACCATGAATAACAGTATCGCCTATACGGAGGGATTGAACCGGAATGAGGAGTTGATTCGTTCACATGGTACATTGGTGCGCTATCTGCCCTTTATACCGCCGATGCATATACGATCAGAACTGCGGGCTACAGCACAACGTACTGTTGGGGTATTTTCCAAAATATACGGCCGTGTGGAAGCAGATCGTTTTGCAGCACAATCTCATTTTTACGGGGTAGATGATACCGAAACATTTACAGCAGGATATACGCTGTTTAATGTGGGTGCGGGTACGGGCATTACCAACAAAAAGGGCAAGACGGTGTGTGAGTTGTTCCTGCAGCTGGATAATGTGTTCAACACTGCTTATCAGGCCAACATGAACCGCCTGAAATATTTTGAATATTACAGTGCTTCTCCCGGAGGACACCTGGGTATTTATAATATGGGAAGAAATTTCAGTGCTAAAGTGATGGTGCCTTTTTAGCTTATTTACGCAGGTTCAATCCGAACTTGATACCTAGTTGCAGGCTGGGGAGTACGCTCACCAGCTTGCCATCGTTGCGGTGTACGCCGGTATCCGTATTGTCGTAATTTTTATAATTGTAGATCTTGCTGCGTACACCAATACCGATGTAGGGGTCCAGCACCAGTTTATCTTTTGTAAACTGGCGGCCCAGTAAAAGCTGTAATCCGAATACATCTTTGGAGCCGGAGTTGGTGTAGGTAGTATTATTAAAATCGATGTCTTCGTTTGAGTAGAATACTTTTTTATAGAAAAGAACGGGTTGAAAGTAAGTGCCCGCTGCGCGTGAAGGCATTGTTTCCCTTGAAATGAGGTACCAGCGTATACCGGCTCTGAATCCAAGGCCGCGGCCGTCTACAAATTGTTCGGTGCTGATATCGGGTTTCTTCTGCCCGATATCTATTTTTTTGGAGAGTACATAATCGGGATAGTCTGTATAAATACCGCTGATGCCTAATTCCACACTTATTTTATCGGATATTTCCTGTTCAATGGAGATATCCAGTTCATTGATCAACGTAGTAGGATTTACCTTGAGATAGGTATTCCTGTGAAATGGCTTTGCTGCGTCCTGTGCATAGGAGGAAAGAATAAGTAAGCTGAACAGGCCAGTAAGTAGCAATGTCTTTTTCATACAGTTGTAGATGGCTTTTGGCGATCAGATTTGAATCTGTAGCTGTTAGTTATTAGTATAAAGATAACAGCTACAGCCTAAAGTTAACTGCAAAAATCTGGCCGCTAAATCGACAATAATCGTTCCACAGTTACCGGAAACCATTGATGTTCCAGTGCTTGCACCTTGCGGGCTACCGTTTCCGGTGTATCTTCTTTGGTGATGATGCAACGTTCCTGGAGGATTGTTTCCCCATCATCATATTTTTCATTTACGAAATGAATCGTGATACCGCTTTCTGTTTCGCCGGCAGCGATGACCGCCTCGTGTACAAAATGCCCATACATGCCTTTGCCTCCAAATTTCGGCAACAGCGCAGGATGTATGTTGATGATACGGTTGGGAAAAGCCTGTACGAGGTTGACAGGTATTTTCCATAAAAAGCCAGCCAGTACAACCAGGTCTGTCTGGTATTCCTTTAATATTTGTATATAAGTATCCGTATGAAGGAACTTGTCTTTTTCTATTAATATACTGGGAATGCCTTCACGTTCGGCAATTGCTAAAACACCCGCCCCGGGTCTATTGCAAACAATCAGCGAAACCCTGCCTTTATCTGAATTTCTGAAATGGTCTATGATCTTTTGCGCGTTACTTCCGGCGCCTGACGCGAATAGGACGATATTTTTCAAGTCTCCTGATTTATTTTATTGGCGCAAAAGTAATTCTTTATTTTATGTATTGTCCGCAGCCGTGGTACACTTTGTCCTTGATTTGTATATCCACGGTGTTAGGTTGCATGAGGCCGCTCATGTCGTCCATACACATGGTATTGCGGATCTGGATGGTGATCTGCGGGGTGGTATATACTTTCAGGGTATCAGTATTGGGACGGGCCGCCGGGAGAGCTACCTGTACACTATCTCCGTTCATAGTATAGAAAAGGAGTTTTTTGCGTTCCAGGTTCAGGGCCCAACCGGGTTCGTTGCCGTGGGCGGAGAAGAGGATGCCTGCTTTTGCTTTTTCTGCCAGTTGGGCGCGGCGGTCGCCGCCTTCCACTGGTTTCAGGACATAGTTAGTGGCCAGCGCCCCTTCAATACGTTTGCCCTCGCGGTCGAGCAGGAGCAGTTTGCCGTCTGCGGCCAGGAATGAGCTGCTGTCTGTTTTCTTTTCTATCAGAACGGTAGAATCACTGAGTTGCTTCCAGGTACCGGTTTCTACCTGTGCAATGCCTAGTCCCCTGCCCTGGTAGGCAACAAGTTCACTAAAGGTGTGGTCGTCAAACAGGGTTACCTGGTAATCCATACCGGGGCAGTCTGCACAGGGAAGTGTACCCTGGTAGGTGCCGGTAACAGGTTTAATGACGGTTTTGACGGGAGTAGCTGCAGCGGTGCTGTCGCCCTGGGTGCCTGGGGTGGTATTGTTATTACAGGCGGCCAAAACGGCTATAAAAACGGATAAGTAGATAAGTTTGTACATGGGAATGTTTTTTATGGGCAGATTGAACATTCTGGTCCGGTAACAGGTTATATTGGTAAAAATAGCATTCTCGCAGAGAATTACAGGCGGAGGTACATAATATATTATATATAAGCAAGGATATAGGGGACCACTATTTAATTCTGATCTGCATCTATATATATTATATCCCCGGGAAAGCTTACACCACATTACGTGTAAGCGTATTACGCCAGAAAGAAAATCAACCTCATAGAAAATATTAACTCAGGAGCGGATTTACTTACCGGCGTGACGTAGTTGGCTACCATAAAGGCTTTCAACATAATTTGCGCGCCGGGGCCAGGCAAAATCGAAGATCATTTAAGGCAATTAATTTTATAATTGTTGATAAATTGTCAACATTGTGTCTTATTTTTGCTCGCACTTTTAAGAAACTTTAGGTCAAATCTAAACTATATAGGCTGTGTATCGTCGTGTTTCCATTCTTTTGCGCAAGCATTTTGTGAGTGTGCTTATTCTATGCGCTAGTATAGTAATTCCGTTTTCTTCAGTTAAGGCTGCGGATCCAGCGAAGGGTAAAGCAATATTTCAGCAAAATTGCGCTTCATGCCATAATGTCCACAAGAAGCTGACAGGTCCCGCTCTGAAAGGGGTTGAGGATAGGTGGCCAGATAAGAAATTATTGCACCAGTGGATTCATAACTCCGCTTCTGTCCTCGCTTCCGGCGACAAGTACGCCAATGATCTCTTCGCTGAGTATAACAAAAATGCGATGCCGGCTTTCCCTGCGTTTAGTAACGAGGAGATAGACGACATCCTGGCGTATATTAAAGTAGAGGAGGTTAAAATACCAGGTGGTGCTGCCCCTGCGGCCGGCGC
The Chitinophaga sp. MM2321 DNA segment above includes these coding regions:
- a CDS encoding copper resistance protein NlpE N-terminal domain-containing protein gives rise to the protein MYKLIYLSVFIAVLAACNNNTTPGTQGDSTAAATPVKTVIKPVTGTYQGTLPCADCPGMDYQVTLFDDHTFSELVAYQGRGLGIAQVETGTWKQLSDSTVLIEKKTDSSSFLAADGKLLLLDREGKRIEGALATNYVLKPVEGGDRRAQLAEKAKAGILFSAHGNEPGWALNLERKKLLFYTMNGDSVQVALPAARPNTDTLKVYTTPQITIQIRNTMCMDDMSGLMQPNTVDIQIKDKVYHGCGQYIK
- a CDS encoding TonB-dependent receptor domain-containing protein, translated to MKHLFTLLFALIPALLSQAQGGMLKGRITAAGKPVQFASISVPALRTGATADLYGFFIMTNIKPGTYEIKISMLGYQPLLLKRSISAGETTVLNISLEEDLSKLNEVVVTGVSRATAVRKNPIPIAVIGKREMNMNVNSNLIDAIVKGIPGVSAVTTGPNISKPFIRGLGYNRVLTLYDGIRQEGQQWGDEHGIEIDQYGISRVEVVKGPASLTYGSDALAGVINMIPDIPVVEEEKLAGSFLADYHSNNGMAGSSLGLAYQQHDWKFVLRGTAKAAHNYRNKIDGFVYGTAFKEYNLSALARVDKSWGYSQWGATLYDNMQEIPDGSRDSLTRKFTRQVNETDDITNRPVVPENELRTYTLNPLHQRIQHYRVYNHTKWIVGSGDINTTIGLQRSIRREYNHPEVPVQPGLYVVLNTLNYDVRYNLPALEGIEATVGVNGMYQSNRSKDGTNFPIPDYNLFDIGGFFFAKKSIGKLDVSGGIRYDSRHIRWNDFYVGINKENGFEQHAQLPDTADAVLQFPSFRHNYTGISGSLGFTYNLSQRVLFKANIARGYRAPNITEIGSNGLDPGAHIVYLGNRGFKPEFSLQEDIGFLAYLPDLDISVEIFNNNIDNYIYQSRLYDDNGDPVVIVPGNTTYSYQQSRARLYGAEVSVNLHPRTIAWLTMNNSIAYTEGLNRNEELIRSHGTLVRYLPFIPPMHIRSELRATAQRTVGVFSKIYGRVEADRFAAQSHFYGVDDTETFTAGYTLFNVGAGTGITNKKGKTVCELFLQLDNVFNTAYQANMNRLKYFEYYSASPGGHLGIYNMGRNFSAKVMVPF
- a CDS encoding SCO family protein, which encodes MSKKAITLIVFFAVLSVGFLGYAGFLIKADRGTFLGKEKLPILGAPGHVVQGFSFTDQEGNTRTKEDVKDKIYVAEYFFTTCTGICPKMNANMEKIYAKYKNKPDFLILSHTVDPEHDSVPVLKAYAAKHGADAKNWWFLTGDKKQLYALARQGYLVDDGTYTGEDDFVHTQWFALVDKTGQVRGLYEGTKQQDVNKLIVDIDRLMEE
- a CDS encoding transcriptional repressor — protein: MGTKQQITERIGVLLRDSKLSVTDTRTKILELFMKSNGALEHSDFEKLAGKSFDRVTVYRTLQTFLDKGIIHKIPTSDTSVRYAVCKSECSEHDHHDHHVHFKCEACGNTLCLDETDIPQIQLPKGYAVHNVEVIVSGVCKACK
- a CDS encoding MerC domain-containing protein, which encodes MGENILRRMNLDAVGIGASLICAVHCALLPLLFAALPLLGVELLENEQLEYGLLAGSFLIGCIALGRGYYRYHRRLQPLLLFASGFILLLAGHFWPVATAWAAFIISVGAAAIIAAHLLNHRQCKQCRIHEPH
- a CDS encoding phosphoribosylglycinamide formyltransferase, encoding MKNIVLFASGAGSNAQKIIDHFRNSDKGRVSLIVCNRPGAGVLAIAEREGIPSILIEKDKFLHTDTYIQILKEYQTDLVVLAGFLWKIPVNLVQAFPNRIINIHPALLPKFGGKGMYGHFVHEAVIAAGETESGITIHFVNEKYDDGETILQERCIITKEDTPETVARKVQALEHQWFPVTVERLLSI